The Coccidioides posadasii str. Silveira chromosome 2, complete sequence genomic interval aaaaaaaaaaaaaaaaaaaaaaatgaaaaaagaaaaaatggCCATAAATGGCTTTCTGCAAATTCCTGGAATCAACCCAAAGGAGTCTAGACGCCTCACGCAGAACTATATTTAAATCAGGTCCGCAGGTAGCCTAGAAATTTGTTCATGGACAGGGAGCTCAGGAAGATGCAAGTCAAAGCAAGTGATCATCACTATATTCCAGAAACACTGGCTTTGGCATCTCAGCTGCACGGAATCAGGTAGCACAAAGAGGATAGTAATAACAGGGAAAATTCTATCATCCTGGTTGATAGAGGGGGAGTAAGAGCCACTTAGGCTTCGAAATATCGGAGAGTTGGCCCGTCGATTTCCCAGCGGGATCATTGCCCATAGACACTGCAGAGCAGTAGCATCACTTCGATGCACGCTCCGCCAGTCAGCTCAGCATACTCGATGGGCTGAATTGATCCATTGCTATTGAAACGCCACGATCAATTCAATCAGCAGCCAGGTGAGTATGTTGAGCCAGGTTCCCTTCGTCTCATCTCCTCTCTGTGGCCATGTGACCTTGGGGATAGCCTTTCAACGTCTCCTTCGGCTGGAAACGGCTTGCTGCTAAACTGCATCacgagagagaagagagaacatCTGCCACTGGCGAGTTGGGATGACACCGGCTTTTCCCGACCGCCACATGGCGCTCCGTTCCGGGATCTCCCTGTGGTGTTTCATGAGCAGCGgaaaagggaagaaaagcaaCACCAGACTCAATGCAACAATGCAATCAAAAAAGAGACAAATAGGTCCAAATTAATGCCGTCCAACCATCAAATTTACACACGTATCAAGACCCCTCTATAATCACAGCAGGACTGCAGCCTTGTGTTTGAGACAACTTCCCTGTCTTCCTCGAGAAGTTGACTCGGCGGAACTGAACCCCTCTGTCGTCATAGCCTTGCCGCGCACATATCATATTTGAACCCAACGCATCGGAGGCTCGCAAGGTTCTCTGCGCTTGGGTATCAACTATTTATATTCCGTACTTGTCTAACATATGCCCAGGATGAAATAGGACCGGACTACGAGGGTTTGGCCGTCCAAGCTGTCAATATCCCGACCAAGGGAGCGGGCATCAGAATCTTCGAAAGAGAAGCAGAGTTTTCAGCTCCACCTTACCCCAGGCTCCCGGCTCTGCTTCAACTCTAACCCCATATTACCCCACACGAATCAAACCAGCTTTCAATTGATATTCTTGTCCCTCGAAGACCAACTCCCAGTTTCTGCCGGCCCTGAGCAGGCCAGAGCAACGTCATGTCGACCAACAGACCCTTCCTTGCAAATTTCCTGGCAGCGTTCCGCGCCCAGTCCGCCTACAAGGCTGCCAAACCGCCTTCGCCAGGCCCGTCAACGGGCCTCTCCACTTCCCACGTTGGTTCTGCGAACCCATCCTCCTCCGGCTCTCGAGCGATAACCCCCAAGTCTGCTGCTGCTTCCCGAGGAAGTAATCCAAATATCACACCGTCCAGTTCACCACAATCCACGGCCGCAGCGGTGGCTACATCAGCATCTAGCCATTTCTCTTCACATCACCACAACCACAGCCACAACGGTAGCAGCGGCCATCGCCCCACTCATGGCCACTCACACGCCCACTCCCATTCCACTTCGCCGCCTCCCCCTACAGCCCGCTCACAGGCCCGTTCTTCCCTCAGTCCCACACCCAGCACTTCGTTGAGCGGAGCTTCGAATTCCACCTCCCCGGTGGCTAGTTCCACACCGATCCCCGTTCCAAATAACAGACATCGTCGCGGCAGTGATAGCAGCAGCGGGAGCGGTGGCTTTCGGGACGCGCTAGGCTCAGAGAAGTGGTATATTGGAGGGCGCACAGCTActggagaagaaaaattttATCCGCTTGGAATGGTTACCAAAGGCGGAGGTAGACTGAGCGGGAGGGTTGGAAGTGTTGATCAGCTCAGTCTCTAAAAAGCTGGAGAATATTGTGTCATTTGGACATCCTCCGTGGAAATCCTAGTGCTAGCGTGGAGCAAGGAGTCGTCGGTGATAAACCGCATCTATG includes:
- a CDS encoding uncharacterized protein (EggNog:ENOG410PRY4); translated protein: MSTNRPFLANFLAAFRAQSAYKAAKPPSPGPSTGLSTSHVGSANPSSSGSRAITPKSAAASRGSNPNITPSSSPQSTAAAVATSASSHFSSHHHNHSHNGSSGHRPTHGHSHAHSHSTSPPPPTARSQARSSLSPTPSTSLSGASNSTSPVASSTPIPVPNNRHRRGSDSSSGSGGFRDALGSEKWYIGGRTATGEEKFYPLGMVTKGGGRLSGRVGSVDQLSL